A window of the Oscillospiraceae bacterium NTUH-002-81 genome harbors these coding sequences:
- a CDS encoding LTA synthase family protein, which produces MINKLKKLIVNPIWIMVVFGFLIMSFATTGTTILFEYDSDAFSNDVATLYCDYGEGFSESQSNYSVINGNTVTFPLKDYKRIKQLRFVPFQESGIKVQLISCEIRTGIFKIKDLSTGQLINCLTEPFKQDYKNGRLSLEKIDDGTNYYLDFSKTLLESEKYGYLKFMESLRKAFSYIVLILGGMLVYWKGYNNQIEEKYLKITYWILGAGVFAEYLIAVNLPWWIAVIGFWVLLWGLGKQGFFWKCGKISYINLLFLILYTSVTAKTVIQRGILFEGYLIQQFLILLLLIGILNQGTDQEVQGYRNINLNVTQYTFLYAEIVAIYVSFSIMKNVLLNNNYYIGDALCSGITQIALINISWMFFFASLLYFLLGNGITKLFLGLFWVILFGGNYIKITYHDTFLTPMDFWQIRDMLRISQSVIGEAPLFVGMIVILLAIILIIKFRHRIGAFLRPHISAMPAVCIFFIVFFFTTDLLKDRYFADYNIGYKWYVTEYVGEDTSGTYLYNMFNVAHVSDTSIKKPTPYTEEYANHLKQEFETSAEYKVSDIKPNIICIMAESLFDIENIHSLTFNQEIEPTIHKNMKSTLISPRFGGYTAAVEYEALTGHSLYFYKEGTMPYTTYYTGRAVNSVASELKKSGYETLAFHPNTGSFYARQAAYNKMDFDKMYTISDLIPSKDELTVAGYYRDIPFAQKVIDIVDAAEDPVFLFGVSIAAHYTNEDHYPYTDITVDGNGLTDEEKHVIEQTAAAYQESDEMVRMLMEYVDNCEKPTMLYIFGDHLPPLNMYDKLSYIDDPVNKYGTVLLGYSNFKDIEFPEYMTPNQLGPQMLLDAEVKHSGYWDYIYSLRKRYPVIQKEFISDNDSENLEKYRFIQYDLMFGKKWLLERE; this is translated from the coding sequence ATGATAAATAAACTAAAAAAATTGATAGTGAATCCCATATGGATTATGGTAGTTTTTGGGTTTTTGATAATGTCATTTGCAACCACAGGAACCACTATTTTATTTGAATACGATTCGGATGCTTTTTCAAATGATGTTGCGACTTTATATTGTGATTATGGCGAAGGTTTTTCGGAATCGCAATCAAATTATTCTGTTATAAATGGGAATACAGTAACATTTCCGTTAAAAGATTATAAGAGAATAAAGCAGCTGAGGTTTGTACCATTCCAGGAAAGTGGTATAAAAGTTCAACTGATTTCGTGTGAGATAAGAACGGGGATCTTTAAAATAAAAGACCTATCAACAGGGCAATTGATCAATTGCCTGACGGAACCCTTTAAACAAGATTATAAAAATGGAAGGCTTTCGCTTGAAAAGATAGATGATGGAACGAATTACTATTTGGACTTTTCGAAAACATTGTTGGAAAGTGAAAAATATGGCTATTTAAAATTCATGGAAAGTCTTCGGAAGGCTTTCAGTTATATTGTATTAATTTTAGGAGGGATGCTGGTTTACTGGAAGGGCTATAATAATCAAATAGAGGAAAAGTATTTAAAAATTACGTACTGGATATTAGGCGCAGGAGTCTTTGCTGAATATTTAATTGCTGTAAACCTTCCGTGGTGGATTGCGGTTATTGGTTTTTGGGTATTGCTTTGGGGATTGGGAAAGCAGGGATTTTTTTGGAAATGTGGGAAAATATCCTATATAAATTTATTGTTCCTGATATTGTATACTTCTGTAACGGCTAAAACTGTTATTCAGAGGGGAATTCTTTTTGAGGGGTATTTGATTCAACAGTTTTTAATTTTATTATTACTGATAGGAATATTAAATCAGGGCACGGATCAGGAGGTTCAGGGCTATCGAAATATAAATTTAAATGTGACACAATATACCTTCCTATATGCAGAGATTGTTGCCATATATGTATCTTTTTCGATAATGAAAAACGTGTTATTAAATAATAATTACTATATCGGAGATGCATTATGCAGTGGGATTACACAAATTGCGCTTATCAATATTTCATGGATGTTCTTTTTTGCCAGCCTGTTATATTTTCTTTTGGGAAATGGAATTACTAAACTTTTTTTGGGACTTTTTTGGGTAATATTATTTGGCGGAAATTATATAAAAATTACATATCATGATACGTTTCTGACTCCGATGGATTTTTGGCAGATAAGAGACATGCTGAGGATATCTCAAAGTGTGATTGGAGAAGCTCCTTTATTTGTTGGGATGATTGTAATTTTACTGGCAATCATCTTGATTATAAAATTTCGACATCGAATAGGAGCATTTTTAAGACCACATATAAGTGCGATGCCGGCAGTTTGTATTTTCTTTATAGTGTTCTTTTTTACCACAGATTTGTTGAAGGACAGATATTTCGCTGATTATAACATAGGGTACAAGTGGTATGTTACTGAGTATGTGGGCGAGGATACAAGCGGGACATATTTGTATAATATGTTTAATGTTGCTCATGTCAGTGATACTTCAATAAAAAAACCGACCCCGTATACAGAGGAGTATGCGAATCATTTAAAACAGGAATTTGAAACTTCTGCTGAATATAAGGTCTCGGATATAAAACCTAATATTATCTGTATTATGGCGGAATCGTTATTTGATATTGAAAATATCCATTCTTTGACGTTTAATCAGGAGATTGAACCAACTATTCATAAAAATATGAAGAGTACATTAATTTCACCGCGATTTGGAGGGTATACAGCAGCGGTTGAATACGAGGCACTTACGGGACATAGTTTGTATTTTTATAAAGAAGGAACAATGCCGTATACAACTTATTATACAGGGAGGGCCGTAAATTCTGTTGCAAGTGAATTAAAAAAGAGTGGATATGAGACGCTTGCGTTCCATCCGAATACAGGGTCTTTTTATGCAAGGCAAGCGGCTTACAATAAAATGGATTTTGATAAAATGTATACGATTTCAGATTTGATTCCATCAAAAGATGAGTTAACTGTTGCAGGGTACTATAGAGATATTCCTTTTGCGCAGAAAGTAATTGATATTGTGGATGCTGCGGAAGATCCAGTATTTTTGTTTGGGGTAAGTATTGCGGCGCATTATACGAATGAGGATCACTATCCATATACAGATATTACCGTAGATGGGAATGGTTTGACGGATGAAGAGAAGCACGTAATTGAACAGACTGCAGCGGCTTATCAAGAATCAGATGAAATGGTTCGTATGCTCATGGAATATGTAGATAATTGCGAAAAACCTACAATGTTGTACATATTTGGAGATCATCTTCCTCCGTTAAATATGTATGATAAATTGAGTTATATTGATGATCCAGTGAATAAATATGGGACAGTGCTGTTGGGGTACAGTAATTTTAAAGATATAGAATTTCCGGAATATATGACACCAAATCAACTGGGCCCGCAGATGTTACTTGATGCAGAGGTAAAGCACAGCGGTTATTGGGATTATATCTATTCTCTTAGAAAAAGGTATCCCGTGATTCAAAAAGAATTTATTTCAGATAATGATAGTGAGAACTTAGAAAAATACAGATTTATTCAGTATGATTTAATGTTTGGGAAAAAGTGGTTACTTGAACGTGAGTAA
- a CDS encoding acyltransferase has protein sequence MRERNRNIDIIRAIMILWIALYHAWVVCGAVPFSNSVADTLIRLGGEIGVTGFFMLSGFGIYYSLSSMEGAGKFDFKIFMKKRFQRILPQYYISLIFVILFMGGAEYLAKMHVWNLVSHVFLIHNLFPNAFGAINGVLWTMGVIVQFYIVSIFLYRGIKKWKLGFVGIAIVITVLSKALVINYLIPNIGDQYMLYGSRQLLSALDNFVWGMFIAFWSEGIIIKKKWRYGIISFTGIVLLELWGNFGLKNGIYVNRLSGYIWHSVVACILTIIFLSFIYLPLNYEKEIVKRLLWISKYEYGIYLWHLVMFRNLYERAPIIQSLLQKGMRWIVFVVFLVLSVFVGWLFSVIIDEWGKDKWVIKRSI, from the coding sequence ATGAGGGAAAGAAATCGCAATATAGATATTATCAGGGCGATCATGATTTTGTGGATTGCATTGTATCACGCATGGGTAGTATGCGGAGCAGTTCCTTTTTCAAATTCAGTTGCAGACACGTTGATTAGGCTTGGAGGAGAAATTGGAGTTACAGGCTTTTTCATGCTGAGCGGATTTGGCATTTATTATTCTTTGTCATCAATGGAAGGTGCGGGAAAATTTGATTTTAAAATTTTTATGAAAAAGCGTTTCCAAAGAATACTGCCACAATATTATATTTCGCTTATTTTCGTTATTCTTTTTATGGGTGGAGCAGAATATCTGGCTAAAATGCATGTGTGGAATCTGGTTAGTCATGTGTTTTTAATACATAATTTATTCCCCAATGCTTTCGGAGCAATTAATGGGGTGCTGTGGACGATGGGGGTTATTGTGCAATTTTATATAGTTTCCATTTTTCTGTATCGAGGAATAAAGAAATGGAAACTGGGATTTGTTGGAATAGCGATTGTGATAACTGTGCTAAGTAAAGCGCTGGTAATTAATTATTTGATACCTAATATAGGTGATCAATATATGTTATATGGTAGCCGACAATTATTGTCGGCATTGGATAACTTTGTTTGGGGAATGTTTATTGCTTTCTGGTCTGAAGGGATAATAATTAAAAAAAAATGGAGATATGGGATAATTTCTTTCACTGGAATTGTATTACTTGAGTTGTGGGGAAATTTTGGTTTGAAAAACGGTATTTATGTCAATCGTTTATCGGGCTATATATGGCACAGTGTCGTTGCGTGTATATTGACGATAATTTTTCTTTCCTTTATCTATCTACCATTGAATTATGAAAAGGAAATTGTAAAGCGGCTGCTTTGGATTTCCAAATATGAGTATGGTATTTATTTGTGGCATTTGGTGATGTTTAGAAATTTATATGAAAGAGCACCGATTATTCAGAGTTTACTTCAAAAAGGAATGCGATGGATAGTTTTTGTTGTTTTCTTGGTATTATCAGTATTTGTAGGATGGTTATTTTCGGTTATTATTGATGAGTGGGGAAAAGATAAATGGGTAATTAAGCGGTCGATATGA